One Budorcas taxicolor isolate Tak-1 chromosome 13, Takin1.1, whole genome shotgun sequence DNA window includes the following coding sequences:
- the LOC128058863 gene encoding probable cystatin-16, with product MFLKATLLLGLAVLGIHVWAIEMEFVDISKDHDYFTVSVEFAVAWFNSGNTEEQAYKLLEVRRAQQKSWTMIYLMELDLGRTVCKKHDEDIDKCPLQESPGERKLNCTFIVDSRPWFTQFTLLNSTCQQI from the exons ATGTTTCTGAAGGCAACTCTGCTTCTGGGGCTTGCTGTCCTGGGCATTCATGTCTGGGCCATTGAAATGGAATTCGTAGACATTAGTAAGGACCACGATTATTTTACGGTGTCTGTGGAGTTCGCTGTGGCTTGGTTCAACAGTGGCAATACCGAGGAGCAGGCCTACAAGCTGCTAGAGGTGAGGCGAGCCCAACAAAAG AGCTGGACAATGATATATTTAATGGAACTGGACCTGGGCCGCACAGTTTGTAAGAAACACGACGAAGACATTGACAAATGCCCCCTGCAAGAAAGCCCAGGAGAGAGAAAG ctgaacTGCACTTTCATTGTGGACTCACGGCCCTGGTTTACCCAGTTTACCCTCCTGAACAGCACCTGCCAGCAGATATAG
- the CSTL1 gene encoding cystatin-like 1: MGAGCWGNPLLLLAALALVLGRHQQWLGFQDSESPRNVNATLTFFLENYNNNSNDSYLFGVDKLLRSQVQLTTGVEYLITVKISRTKCKRNGTKNRSCPIQTKKNLKKSFICDFLVYTLPWMNHYQLWNNSCLDV; this comes from the exons ATGGGAGCTGGATGCTGGGGgaacccactgctgctgctggcagCCCTGGCGCTCGTGCTGGGTCGGCATCAGCAGTGGCTGGGCTTCCAGGATTCCGAGAGCCCAAGGAACGTGAACGCCACGCTCACCTTCTTCTTGGAGAactacaacaacaacagcaacgacTCCTACCTGTTCGGCGTAGACAAGCTGCTCCGCAGCCAGGTGCAG CTGACGACGGGCGTGGAGTACCTGATTACTGTGAAGATTAGCCGGACCAAGTGCAAGAGGAACGGCACGAAAAACCGCTCATGCCCCATTCAGACCAAGAAGAATCTGAAGAAG AGTTTCATTTGTGACTTTTTGGTGTACACTCTACCCTGGATGAATCATTACCAGCTCTGGAACAACTCATGCCTGGATGTATAG
- the LOC128058866 gene encoding probable cystatin-15, which yields MFWKLPLLLGLLALGPHVCSWMFEDVGKTGKEFSLCVEFALHHFNEHQPDENAYKLLWVRRSQRKKYSLTYLMDLDLGRTICKKHDEDIDNCPLQEGPEGKKVNCTFIVDSRPSFTQFTLLSSTCQQI from the exons ATGTTCTGGAAGCTGCCTCTGCTCCTGGGGCTTCTTGCTTTGGGGCCTCACGTCTGCAGCTGGATGTTTGAGGATGTCGGGAAGACAGGGAAAGAGTTCAGCCTGTGTGTGGAGTTTGCCTTGCACCACTTCAATGAGCACCAACCAGACGAGAATGCATACAAGCTGCTGTGGGTCAGACGGAGTCAGCGCAAG AAGTACTCTTTGACATATTTAATGGACCTGGACCTGGGCCGCACAATCTGTAAAAAACACGACGAAGACATCGACAACTGCCCCTTGCAAGAAGGCCCTGAAGGGAAAAAG gtgaacTGCACTTTCATTGTGGACTCACGGCCCTCATTTACCCAGTTCACCCTCCTGAGCAGCACCTGCCAGCAGATATAG
- the CST11 gene encoding cystatin-11, with translation MARPWQGPRLLLAVVGALVALSYQSKRKTFILVYEVPVSDPVVVTTMDFLTEDFNKKNEDLYNFRIVRVLKAVKRLTDHLEYQVNLEMRRTTCLKSELTNCSFQEGKLYKKIDCYFSVFVIPWFEKYKVLAQNCTNV, from the exons ATGGCCAGACCCTGGCAGGGCCCCCGGCTGCTGCTGGCTGTTGTGGGGGCTCTGGTGGCCCTCAGCTATCAATCAAAGCGGAAGACCTTCATTCTTGTCTACGAGGTGCCTGTGTCAGACCCCGTGGTGGTGACCACCATGGACTTTTTGACTGAGGACTTCAACAAGAAGAACGAGGACCTGTACAACTTCAGGATCGTGCGTGTCCTGAAGGCCGTGAAGAGG CTGACTGACCACCTGGAGTATCAGGTCAACCTGGAGATGCGGCGGACTACCTGCCTCAAGTCGGAGCTGACCAACTGCTCCTTCCAGGAAGGGAAACTCTACAAG aaaatcgATTGCTACTTCTCAGTATTTGTTATTCCCTGGTTTGAAAAGTATAAAGTTCTGGCCCAAAACTGCACAAATGTCTAG